The window CGGCGCGCAGAGTCAGAAAAGGGACGAAGCGTATGCCGCCTACGAGGCCGAGTTGGAGAAGGAGGTGCTCTCCGGGGAGATCCCCGGGCACATGGCCATAATCATGGACGGGAACCGCAGGTATGCGGAGGAGACCCTCCATATCGACGCCTTCGAGGGCCACAGGCTCGGGAAGGACAAGCTGGACCAGGTCATCCACTGGTGCCTCAGGATCGGGATCAGGAACCTCACGGTCTACGCGTTCTCCACCGAGAACTTCCACAGGGCCAAGAAGGAGGTCGGGATGCTGATGGACCTCATGGAGAAATCCCTCTACGAGCTGGCGGACGACGAAGAGGTGCACAAGCTGCAGGTCCGCGTCAAGGTCATCGGGGACAGGTCGCTGCTCCCGGAGAACGTCCTGAAGGCCGTGGAGAACGTCGAGAATAGGACCGCTGGCTATAGCAATTACACATTCACCATGGCCATCGCTTATGGTGGCAGGCAGGACATCGTGAACGCCGTCCGCGAGATAGCCTCGAAGGTGAAGTCCGAGGAACTGGACATCGAGGACATCGACGAGGATCTGATGAGATCGTACATCTCCACGAAGGAGATGCCCGACCCGGACCTCGTGCTCCGCACCTCGGGCGAGATCAGGCTGTCGAACTTCCTGCTCTGGCAGATGGCGTACTCGGAACTGTATTTCACCGACGTCAACTGGCCCGGATTCGAATACGTTGACCTGCTGGAGGCCGTCAGGACCTATCAGCAGAGAAAGAGGCGCTACGGGGTCTGACATGAGATCGGACATCATATTCATGCACGCCCCGTCGGTGTATGATTTCCGCAAGAAGCCCATTTTCTACGGTCCGGTCAGCGATGTCATACCATCGTCGCCGGTGTTCGAGATGTACCCGATCGGGTTCATGACCATCTCGTCCCATCTGGAGGCGGCCGGTTTCAAGACCAG of the methanogenic archaeon mixed culture ISO4-G1 genome contains:
- a CDS encoding undecaprenyl pyrophosphate synthetase UppS, encoding MSGAQSQKRDEAYAAYEAELEKEVLSGEIPGHMAIIMDGNRRYAEETLHIDAFEGHRLGKDKLDQVIHWCLRIGIRNLTVYAFSTENFHRAKKEVGMLMDLMEKSLYELADDEEVHKLQVRVKVIGDRSLLPENVLKAVENVENRTAGYSNYTFTMAIAYGGRQDIVNAVREIASKVKSEELDIEDIDEDLMRSYISTKEMPDPDLVLRTSGEIRLSNFLLWQMAYSELYFTDVNWPGFEYVDLLEAVRTYQQRKRRYGV